The DNA window AACTTGATCACCAGGGTCTTTCCGGGCTCGATGTCCACCGCAATTTCGTCTCCCGACTGCATGCCGTAGAAGAACTGGGGCGTCGGAAGGACGCGGACGTCGCCAAAATTCCGATGCGTGGCTACGTAGTTCAGAAACACATCCGGATACAACAGGTAGCTCAACACCTCGTCATGGCGGACATCCCGGCCGAGCTTTCGCTTCAGGAATTTCCGAGTCTTGCCGAAGTCGGCGGGCGGCAGATCGGCTCCGGGACGTGTGCGGCTCGGTTCAGCTCCCCGCAAGATGATTGTTTGCAGGCGAGACGGCCATCCTCCCGGGGGAGCTCCCAGCGAACCGGCAAAGAGATCGATCACTGAATTGGGAAGTGCGAGATCGTGCTTGACGTCCAGCTGGAGCAGATCCTCCGGAGCCATCCCCTTGGCCAACAGGAACAGCGTAAGGTCTCCCACCACCTTACTGGAAGGAGTGACCTTGACGATGTCGCCAAAGAGTCGATTCACCTCGGCGTAGGTCGACTCCACCTCGCTCCAGCGGTAACCCAGACCCACGGCTGCCGCCTGCTGGCGCAGATTGGTGTATTGCCCGCCCGGTATCTCATGCAGGTACACCTTGGCGTCTCCCGACCTCGGACCGCTGTCGAAGGGTCGATAGAAGTCGCGGACAAGCTCCCAGTAATCCGAGTAGCTTCCCAAGACCACGGGGTCGAGCCCCGTGTCCCGCGGCTGGCCGCGCAAGGCTTCCACAATGGAGTTGAGATTGGGCTGGCTGGTCTGACCGCTCATGGACGAAACGGCGCCGTCGACCACATCCACTCCGGACTCGGCAGCCTTCAGGATGGAAGCCGCGCTCACACCACTGGTGTCGTGGGTATGGAAGTGAATCGGAATTTCCACCTCCTGGCGCAACGTCTTCACCAGTTCGGCGGCGGCGTAGGGTTTGCAGAGACCCGCCATGTCCTTGATGGCCAGGACGTGGGCGCCCATCTCCTCCAGCCGTCGCGCCATCTTGAGGTAGTAGTCAAGAGAGTACTTGGGCCGTCGGGAATCGAGGATATCGCCAGTGTAGCAGATGGCGGCCTCGCAAACGGCGTGGGTGTCCCGAACCGCAGCCATGGAGACTTCCATGTTTTCCACGGAGTTCAGGGAATCGAAAATACGGAAGATGTCGATGCCCTGCCGGGCCGATTCCTTGATGAATTCGGCCACCACGTTATCCGGGTAACTGGTGTATCCCACCGCATTGGAAGCCCGAAACAGCATCTGGAAGCAGATATTGGGGACGAGATCTCGAAGCTGCCGCAGCCTCTGCCAGGGATCTTCGTTGAGAAAGCGCAGGGCGGTGTCGAAGGTGGCGCCGCCCCACATCTCCAGGCTGAAGAGGTGGGGCAACCGGTGAGCCACGGCCTCGGCAATCCTCAGAATGTCGATGGAACGCACCCGGGTCGCCAGCAAGGACTGATGCGCGTCGCGGAAGGTGGTGTCGGTGATCAGAAGGCGCTCTTGCTTCCGCATCCACTGAGCAAACCGTTCCGGACCCAACCGAAGCAACTGCTGCCGAGTTCCCGGAGGCGGAGCGATTCCCTTGGGAAAGGGAATCTCAGGCAGGGGCGCCGGCTGAATGTCTCGACTGGTTCTCGAAGTGGCGAATGACTCGGGCCAGGGCTTTCCGGCAACCTCCGGATTCCCGTTGACGATGACCCCCGCCAGGTAGTTCAGCAGTCGAGTGGCCCGATCCCGTCTCTGGACAAAGTGGAACAGCTCGGGATACTCGTCAAGGAAACACGTGGTGGCCAAGCCATCCTGAAACACCGGATGGTTGACGATATTTTCGAGAAAGGGCACATTGGTCTTGACGCCACGGACTCGAAACTCTCGCAGGGCTCGATCCATCCGCTGACAGGCTTCCTTGGGGGTCCTTCCCCAGGCCGTGGCCTTGGTCAGCAGGGAATCGTAATAGGGAATCAGGACCGCACCCCCGGAGACCGCGCCTCCATCCAATCGCAAGCCGAATCCGGCTGGAGAACGGTAGGTCGTGACCTTTCCGAAGTCCGGCGCGAAGTTGTTTTCCGGGTCTTCCGCCGTAATGCGGCACTGCAGGGCGCTGCCGTAGAGCGGCATGTCCTCTTGGCGGGGCAGAGAGATCGGAGGCTCGTGCAGCCGGCAGCCCTGAGCAATCAGGATTTGCGAGCGCACCAGGTCGATTCCAGTGACTCTCTCGGTTACGGTATGCTCGACCTGAATTCGGGGGTTGACCTCGATGAAGAACCATTCGCGGCTGTCCACATCCAGGAGAAACTCGACCGTTCCGGCATTCACGTAGCCGACTTCACGCGCCAGGGCAACCGCGGCTTCCCACAACTCCTCACGCAACTTCTTCGGTATTCCTGCAGCCGGCGCCACCTCCACTACCTTCTGATGCCTTCGCTGCACCGAACAATCCCGCTCGTAGAGATGCACGACTTCCCCATGTCGGTCGGCCAGGATCTGAACCTCCACATGCTTGGGACGCTCGATGAAGCGTTCCAGAAAAAGGGCGCCATTGCCGAAGGCAGCCTCTGCTTCGCTTCGGGCCTCGGCCAATTGCTTTTCCAGATCCTCGGCGGAACGGATGATCCTCATTCCCCGGCCTCCCCCGCCAAAGGCGGCCTTGGCAATCAAGGGGAATCCCAGCTCTAAAGCCGTTTGCAGGGCCGCCTTCCCTTCCTCCACGGGCTCGTCGGTCCCGGGAATGACCGGGATTCCCGCCTTCTTGGCCAGGCGGCGGGCAGCCAGCTTGTCTCCCAGCAACTCCAGCAGATGGGGTGTCGGCCCCACGAAGGTGATGTCTTCCTGCCGGCAGGCCCGGGCGAACTGAGGGTTCTCCGCCAAGAACCCGTAACCCGGATGGATGGCGTCCACCTTCTTGTCCCGGGCAATCGCCAGAATGCCCTCAATATCCAGATAGGCCTCCACCGGTCCCTTGTCTCTTGAAAGGGCATAAGCCTCGTCGGCCTTGAAACGGTGCAAGCCGACGCGGTCCGCCTCTGAGTAGATCGCCACCGTCCGCAACCCCAGTTCGGTAGCCGCCCTCATGATACGAATGGCGATCTCGCTGCGGTTGGCAGCCAGGAGTTTCTTCATCGTTTGATTGGAACACCCATGTTTCGCCCCTTATGAGCCGCCTCGTCGTATGGGACGGCGGCGCAACAAGGTGAAGAGTGATTAGTGGCCAGTGGTTGGTGGATAGCTATTTGATCCACATGCCGAGCATCTTTTCGGTCTCGGCGCAGTCGCTCAAAAAGTGCAAACAAGTGGTCAGGCACTTTCCAGCTATTAGGACCGGTCACTGACCATTGACCACTAACCGTGCCGCACCGGGACATCAACAAAAGATTCCTATTCTATACACAAGCCCCGGGAGACGGAAAGCCGTTGTAATGTAGAATGCTGCTTGCCGGTCCGGACGGATAACGAACACGGTGAAAACGGTGGAAGAAGAAACTCTGTATCGATCGCTGAGGCTGCCTCACCGGCCCGAGGGGAAGCTCGTCCTGCTGGTCCTGGACGGTGTTGGCGACATCGCGACCGCCGCGACCGGCTACCGCACTCCTCTGGAGGCAGCGGTCACTCCGAACCTGGATGAATTGGCCCAGGCCTCGGCCATGGGCCGAATGACTCCTGTACTGCCGGGGATAACGCCGGGAAGCGGACCCGGCCACTTGGGTCTTTTCGGCTACGATCCTGCCGTGTTCCGAGTCGATCGAGGCGTGATCGAGGCACTGGGACTTGGAATGAATTTGAAAATGGGCGATGTGGCCGCTCGCGCCAACTTCTGTACGGTCAATGCCGATGGAATCGTAACCGACCGCAGAGCCGGCCGCATCGACAGCGGGTTGAACCGGGTCCTCTGCGAAAAACTGGGCGCCATTGGCAGGATCGGCGAGACCCAGATCATTGTCCGGCGTGGAAGATCCCACCGGTTTGTGGTGGTTTTTCGCGGTGGCGGTATCGCCGGCCCTCTCCCCGACTCCGATCCTCACCGGGCAGGTCTTCCCATAAGGCCGATCATAGCCGAAAGCCGGGAAGAGAGGGTCAAGAGGGCGGCCGAGGTGATCGCCGCCTTCTACCGGCAGGCCATGCCACTGCTTTCGGAAGACCTTCCCGCCAACGGTTTCCTCTTGCGAGGCATCGGCAGCCTTCCCCGTATCCCCGGGTTTGAAGAGCGGTTTCGACTGGGAGCCGCGGCGATTGCCGTTTACCCCATGTACAGGGGACTCGCTCAACTGATCGGGATGCGGAATCTGGAAAGAGCAAGAGAGATCCCACAGCAGTTTCAACAGTACCTCGACGAGTTCCAACACTTCGACTATTTCTTCATCCACGTCAAGGGGACGGACATGGCCGGGGAGGACGGCAATTTCGACGGGAAGGTGGCCGTCATCGAAGCCGTGGACCGTGCTCTCCCCATTCTCTTGCAAAAACGTCCCCTGGTGCTGGCCATCACCGGTGACCATTCCACCCCGGTGGCGATGAAATCGCACAGTTGGCATCCCCAGCCGGTTCTGCTGAACAGCCCGGTTTGCGGGAGCGACAAATTGAGTCGTTTCACCGAAACCTGCGCCAACCGGGGCTCGCTAGGGGTATT is part of the Acidobacteriota bacterium genome and encodes:
- a CDS encoding pyruvate carboxylase — its product is MKKLLAANRSEIAIRIMRAATELGLRTVAIYSEADRVGLHRFKADEAYALSRDKGPVEAYLDIEGILAIARDKKVDAIHPGYGFLAENPQFARACRQEDITFVGPTPHLLELLGDKLAARRLAKKAGIPVIPGTDEPVEEGKAALQTALELGFPLIAKAAFGGGGRGMRIIRSAEDLEKQLAEARSEAEAAFGNGALFLERFIERPKHVEVQILADRHGEVVHLYERDCSVQRRHQKVVEVAPAAGIPKKLREELWEAAVALAREVGYVNAGTVEFLLDVDSREWFFIEVNPRIQVEHTVTERVTGIDLVRSQILIAQGCRLHEPPISLPRQEDMPLYGSALQCRITAEDPENNFAPDFGKVTTYRSPAGFGLRLDGGAVSGGAVLIPYYDSLLTKATAWGRTPKEACQRMDRALREFRVRGVKTNVPFLENIVNHPVFQDGLATTCFLDEYPELFHFVQRRDRATRLLNYLAGVIVNGNPEVAGKPWPESFATSRTSRDIQPAPLPEIPFPKGIAPPPGTRQQLLRLGPERFAQWMRKQERLLITDTTFRDAHQSLLATRVRSIDILRIAEAVAHRLPHLFSLEMWGGATFDTALRFLNEDPWQRLRQLRDLVPNICFQMLFRASNAVGYTSYPDNVVAEFIKESARQGIDIFRIFDSLNSVENMEVSMAAVRDTHAVCEAAICYTGDILDSRRPKYSLDYYLKMARRLEEMGAHVLAIKDMAGLCKPYAAAELVKTLRQEVEIPIHFHTHDTSGVSAASILKAAESGVDVVDGAVSSMSGQTSQPNLNSIVEALRGQPRDTGLDPVVLGSYSDYWELVRDFYRPFDSGPRSGDAKVYLHEIPGGQYTNLRQQAAAVGLGYRWSEVESTYAEVNRLFGDIVKVTPSSKVVGDLTLFLLAKGMAPEDLLQLDVKHDLALPNSVIDLFAGSLGAPPGGWPSRLQTIILRGAEPSRTRPGADLPPADFGKTRKFLKRKLGRDVRHDEVLSYLLYPDVFLNYVATHRNFGDVRVLPTPQFFYGMQSGDEIAVDIEPGKTLVIKFLTISEPNPDGRRTVFFELNGQPREAVVRDESLKEAVPAHPKISPGEPGQVGPPSPGVITHVFVQLEQRVDRGEKLFTLEAMKMQSTIYAPVAGRVSRILVGAGQHVEAKALLLTIE
- a CDS encoding 2,3-bisphosphoglycerate-independent phosphoglycerate mutase; the protein is MKTVEEETLYRSLRLPHRPEGKLVLLVLDGVGDIATAATGYRTPLEAAVTPNLDELAQASAMGRMTPVLPGITPGSGPGHLGLFGYDPAVFRVDRGVIEALGLGMNLKMGDVAARANFCTVNADGIVTDRRAGRIDSGLNRVLCEKLGAIGRIGETQIIVRRGRSHRFVVVFRGGGIAGPLPDSDPHRAGLPIRPIIAESREERVKRAAEVIAAFYRQAMPLLSEDLPANGFLLRGIGSLPRIPGFEERFRLGAAAIAVYPMYRGLAQLIGMRNLERAREIPQQFQQYLDEFQHFDYFFIHVKGTDMAGEDGNFDGKVAVIEAVDRALPILLQKRPLVLAITGDHSTPVAMKSHSWHPQPVLLNSPVCGSDKLSRFTETCANRGSLGVFQSQYLIRLMMANAGLYGKFGP